The following DNA comes from Teredinibacter haidensis.
TGACAATGTCTCCGGTGAGTTAAGCTGGGAAAATGGGGAAGCGAATATTCAAAAGGTTGAAGTTAATGTACCGGAAGATGTAAAAGCCGCTGGCGAGCACAGGATATGGCTTGAGTTAACAGAGCCAAGCGGCGAGGCCAAATTACATTTTGGTGATGCGACGGTTGCATATGGTGTAATTGATGACGATACGATAGCCCCCGATGTGGAAGCTGTGTTTTTTGACACTACGGCAGATAACTCCGGAGACGGTACACAGAAGAGCCCGTACAACAATATTTATGATGCAATCGCAAATGTAAACACAAAGCGATACATCTATGGCCGGGGGCTGGTTATTTCCGATGGAACGAATGATTCAGGAATATATAGAAGTGAAGGTACCAACTGCATTAAGGTACCGGCGACGAGAAACGGTGAAGCAACGCGGTTGATTATCCGCAATTGGCCTGGATATAAGCTCTCTGTAGAAGGTAAGGAAGGCAGCAAAAATTGTATTGGTTTCCTTGCCAAGAAAGATGAGAGTTATCACACGTTCAAGAATATTGATTTTAAAAATCTCGATGCTAGCGATGTTGGCCCTTCAGCCGGTATTTGGCACCACTATGCGGTAACGTCGGGTTGTAAGGCAAATACCGTAGAAGGTTGTAGCTTTGAGGAGATCAACGGTCACACGGGAACCAACAGTGCAGGTATTTCTCCCTACGGATGGGCGAGCGGAAAAATCTGGAGATGTACTTTTGATCGTGTTGCAACTGCGGGAAACTATAAGAACCAAAATACAGCAGGAGTACTGGTGTATAACGGAAAGGGCATTTCTGTTCAGCGTTGTGAGTTTAAGGAGAACATGTACCATGGAGTTTACCAAAAACGAATTAAGGAATTACATAATGTATCCGCTAGCGTAAAATTCAGCGTATTTAATGGCGTGACTGTTTACTACGGTAATTCGGGGAGTTCTGGAGAATCGCATAGCTACACTATTGTACAAAATAATGTGTTCATAGGAGGCGGGACTTCCTCAACGCCTTCTGGTATTAAACATAAAACCGAAAACAGCTCGGTAGGGGCCGTTGGAGAGAAGCAATGGTGGTGTAATAATGTTTTCTATAGATGTGGCTACGGAGAAGATGGCGCAATTAATTTTGTATTAGCGAATAAAGCAGCCATCTTTAATAATATTTTCTATGAGTGTCGAAGAGCCTGGAGAGAATATAAAGACTATTCCGATAGTGACATTGATATCGAATTTGCAGACTATAACTGTGTATATGGCACGACTTACAAATATGAATATGAATGGCGTTCACTCGATATATCATACGCTTCCAAACATTTTGATTCGCTCAATAATTTTGTAAGTAAAGATATACAGGTGGATCCTCTATTTGAGAAAAATAGTTTCCGTTTTCTGTTGGTGAGCCCGTGTTATAAAAGAGGCGTTAGTGGCACCGATATGGGTGTTTACCTGACCGGTCGAGAGGTGATAGGTGTGAGCAACGAGGAAGTTACAAGAATAAACCCAATTCAAAAAATGGGCGGGGAACGCATTAGAGAATTTAAAGCTTAGACAATGATCTAAGTTCTGTAAGCTAATGTTGGGTATCGATGATCTAGCTCTCGTTGTACGTGGCGGTGTAAAAATATTTTTGCGTTCAATTGGCTAAATATTCTTTCACCGTTTCGTGCATGCAACGTTCAGGGTATTTCTGCTTGGTCTTCTTTATAGGTTGGTTTACTCGAGAAGTGAATAATAAAGCTTCTCATACTTGTTAGTAATTTGTGCTAGTGATAGGGACGATGATTCGATGCGCGCCTTCCCGTTTAGGCCCATGTCTATAGCCAGGTTCGGGGACATAAGTAGTTGTTTTATTTTTTCAAATAAATCTACATGGTTGTCACACTGGAAAACCAACCCCTCGTGTTTATCGCTCATTATTGAAGTTGTGCACGCTCTATCACTGGCGATGATCGGTACGCCGGACGCCATCCCTTCCAATACAACGTTGGGTAGGCCTTCACCACGAGATGGCAGTATCATTATATCGCTGACACGTAGGAAGTCCGGAACTCTTGTGTCACGCCCCCAGAAAATAACAGAATCTGTAATCGCCTTATCTTTTGCATAATCCCTGATGGAATTACTGAAATAGTCTGGGGGCGAATTATCTTCAGGGCCTAGTAGGAGTAGAGATCCATCTAGCTGTTCGCTCTTAATCTTCTCCCAAGCTTTGATTAATGTGTCAATGCCTTTGCGATAATCAACAATGCCGACAAATGTAATCAAAGGCGTTTCGGGAAGGCCGAGCTCTTTTTTCAATAAATTCCGCTTTTCTTGATTGGAACATGGGGAAAAACGTTCTGTATCTACTCCATTTGGTATGTCTGCGATTTTAGCTTCCTGTAGACCGCTTTGTACTAGTTCGGCTCGTGTTTCCTGTGAAATACTAACGTAGCGATCTATGCATTTCATAGCAAACTTCTGAAGCTTACCCCATCGCCCTTTGCCAATGCATGCTAGATCGCTTTCTACCAGTGTGATTTTAACTAACGATTTTTTCCCAAGAATTCTTGCAAAAACTCCAACAATGCCAAGCTGCAAATGTGCGCCTATTATATGAATAATGTCATAGGAGTTACGTTTTAGAAATAGAATAATAAAAAGCCTTATCCAGAAACGAATTAATTGGAGTTGCGCGAGACCGCCGCTCGGACGGGAAACTCGGTATACCGGAATTCCTTCGATAACTTCGTGATCCAACAAATTATCGCGTTGAATAGTAACAACAAATGAAGATATGTTTTCTTTGTTGAGCGATTTTAGAAGTGCGAGCGCTTGTAAACTGGCGCCACTATAAGATGGCGGAAAAAACCCCGCTATTAGGCAAATTCTTGGAGCGCTATCTGAAGCCACTGTTCTATCCCTTTTTCCAATAATATGTGTTAGTTTTATCAAAATTAAAATAAATTATGCTAACTTTCGGTGTTGCCATACTTAATAGTCTGGTTGTGTGGAAATCGCATTCTTTGGTGATTTTGGTTTTGAGCCGCTTAGCTTGCCTTTTAAAAATAGCGTAAAATATTTTTCAATCAAAAGGTAAGTTATTGATGAACAGAAAATAGATACAAATAATGCCAGCGCTGGCAAAAATATCATGGGAAATTTTGAGTCCAACCCGAGGAAAAACCAGAGCTTCCCTACGGCAGGCAAAGCAAAATCATGAACCAGATAAAGCGAATAAGAAATATTTCCAAGTAGAATAAGAATTTTGCTACTGTTCATTAGATTCTCTTTCGGCAGCATAATGCAGCCGAATACCAACATCGAGCAGCCAATACCCCAGTCGAAAACTCTGCCACCGGGAATTGGCAAGACAATAAGAAACAAACCAAGGCCAGCGACCAAATAGCTGAGGTTGCTGGTAAATTCCTTTCTAAACCAAAATCGGGCAATAATCGATCCTGTGAGAAATTCAAGTAATAGTGGAGACGTTATTTGTCGAAGAATTGGGTTGTTAAGTTCTAGTGATGCGCCGGCTAGTACGGCAAGTAAAATGATTGACCATACTACGTTAGGGCCAACATTACGCGGTAAAATAAAGACCAAAGAAAAAATTATGTAAAAGCATATTTCAAAATTTAATGTCCATCCTATGCCAATGACTGGTGATAGCTTGTTTGGAATAAAAAATAACGAGTAAAATAGCTGTTCAGACGTTACTTTCAGGCTAGAGAATAGCTGTGGGAAAAGATAAAACAAAGAAAATAAAAAAATTGTCAGTGCCCAGTAGAGCGGGACAATACGTATTATTCGACCTGTGATAAAATTGGTCCAGGAGATATGCTTGCGTTGAAAATTATACGTCATAACAAAACCGCTTATTATGAAAAACAAATCAACGCCAGACCGAGCGTCATCAAATATCTGGCTGGCGTGTGCTTTCATGTTGTCAATGCCATAGTAATCGTACATGAGTGCTTCGGCATGAATAAGTGCGACAGAAAAAGCCGCGATTCCCCTTAATACCTGAATTGAATATATCATCAATTATGTCCTAAAATTCCTTCTGCTCTATAAACTCTATGAGCGGATATAAGCTGTATCATACGTTTTGTGTCTGGTATGCGTAAATGAATCGACAGCTGGTGAAGACATATAAAAACTACGTTTTTCCGAAAAAACGGGCAGCAAAACGAGAAGGCCGGATCAATTCTTCATTACGTTGGTATATGCACACAATTACTAGTCACAATTCAATCGCATATAGTGCTTATGGGAAAAAGTTTATCGTCCGAGCACCTTATATTTCGATTGAAATGATAAAAATTTTATTATGATCATTATAGCGTAGTAAGTTATCTACCTGGCGATCCCGCAAGTTTTTCAATGATCCTTGAAATAAAATTGTCGTATACTAACTGGGAGTAATAGGACGCTACCCCTATAATGGGTAAACAAACAATATATAAATATAAGGTTTGATATATCGGGGTAGCAGGGAAATAGAATTCCTTAAGCAGTAGAAAAATCGGTCGGTGAAGTAAGTACATGCAAAAGCTCGAATAGGCCAGTACTGAAATAAATTTAGAATCTATAAGGCGAGCATTAAACCGTTTAGCTAGACCGACGATGACAAAAGCTCCTATTAAAACCATAACCATTGCGATTAATGTATCGATAATACGGTATTTTACATTAACAAAAGAAATTGCTACGGCAGGGAAAAAAAGCAGCAGGGCTACCAGTGTACTTTTTTTGTCAATAAACTGGGGAATCTCCTTTCCTATATACAATGCTACAAAAAAACACGCATAGTACTGAAGGAATCTTCCATCTATAGACGGAAAAAAAACAGAAAGTATCAAAATTGTACAGAGAATCAAGGAGAAAAGTATGATGTAAGAAAATACATTTTTACTTGATTCGATGTAAATAGGCGCCAAAAGGTAATAAGTAAATAGAACCGTGATAAACCAGAGGGTTAAAGGCGAAGACCCGTCAAATAGGGATACAAATACTATTGACTTCCAAACGGTATAGA
Coding sequences within:
- a CDS encoding glycosyltransferase family 4 protein encodes the protein MASDSAPRICLIAGFFPPSYSGASLQALALLKSLNKENISSFVVTIQRDNLLDHEVIEGIPVYRVSRPSGGLAQLQLIRFWIRLFIILFLKRNSYDIIHIIGAHLQLGIVGVFARILGKKSLVKITLVESDLACIGKGRWGKLQKFAMKCIDRYVSISQETRAELVQSGLQEAKIADIPNGVDTERFSPCSNQEKRNLLKKELGLPETPLITFVGIVDYRKGIDTLIKAWEKIKSEQLDGSLLLLGPEDNSPPDYFSNSIRDYAKDKAITDSVIFWGRDTRVPDFLRVSDIMILPSRGEGLPNVVLEGMASGVPIIASDRACTTSIMSDKHEGLVFQCDNHVDLFEKIKQLLMSPNLAIDMGLNGKARIESSSLSLAQITNKYEKLYYSLLE
- a CDS encoding acyltransferase family protein, which produces MIYSIQVLRGIAAFSVALIHAEALMYDYYGIDNMKAHASQIFDDARSGVDLFFIISGFVMTYNFQRKHISWTNFITGRIIRIVPLYWALTIFLFSLFYLFPQLFSSLKVTSEQLFYSLFFIPNKLSPVIGIGWTLNFEICFYIIFSLVFILPRNVGPNVVWSIILLAVLAGASLELNNPILRQITSPLLLEFLTGSIIARFWFRKEFTSNLSYLVAGLGLFLIVLPIPGGRVFDWGIGCSMLVFGCIMLPKENLMNSSKILILLGNISYSLYLVHDFALPAVGKLWFFLGLDSKFPMIFLPALALFVSIFCSSITYLLIEKYFTLFLKGKLSGSKPKSPKNAISTQPDY
- a CDS encoding acyltransferase family protein: MERMVYLDYVRSLSMMYVVGFWHLFNYTDAFPLYMNFATQKFTLIVLGTFIFVSGYLIGATSKSKFTLKEFFIKRFIRIYPLYALSLLIFYAVGLLDFYTVWKSIVFVSLFDGSSPLTLWFITVLFTYYLLAPIYIESSKNVFSYIILFSLILCTILILSVFFPSIDGRFLQYYACFFVALYIGKEIPQFIDKKSTLVALLLFFPAVAISFVNVKYRIIDTLIAMVMVLIGAFVIVGLAKRFNARLIDSKFISVLAYSSFCMYLLHRPIFLLLKEFYFPATPIYQTLYLYIVCLPIIGVASYYSQLVYDNFISRIIEKLAGSPGR